Proteins found in one Hypomesus transpacificus isolate Combined female chromosome 20, fHypTra1, whole genome shotgun sequence genomic segment:
- the LOC124482625 gene encoding bifunctional heparan sulfate N-deacetylase/N-sulfotransferase 1-like, translating into MLACGRVRRLFRQLTLQTSLLLLFLFCMVSVLVSAYFLYAARGGLEPAGGVEDGGAGEGRGTPGWEGEDRGGGAAATPTAPPSSSLGRPVRPSDSARTEAVVLVFVESQYSQLGQDIVAILESGRFRYRTEIAPGKGDMPTLTDGERGRFTLVVYENILKYVNLDAWNRELLDKYCVEYGVGIIGFFKANENSLPSAQLKGFPLFLHSNLALRDCSVNPRSPLLLITRGGQTQRGPLPGDDWTVFQSNHSTYEPVLLARSRDPVRDPPPAPPLASGVGAPLHASVVQDLGLHDGIQRVLFGNNLNFWLHKLVFVDALAFLTGKRLALALERHLLVDIDDIFVGKEGTRMKVDDVKALLETQQELRAFVPDFTFNLGFSGKFFHAGTEEEDQGDDLLLSYGKHFWWFPHMWSHMQPHLFHNHTVLAEQMLLNKKFAVEHGIPTTMGYAVAPHHSGVYPVHLQLYEAWRRVWGIRVTSTEEYPHLKPARHRRGFIHRDISVLPRQTCGLFTHTIFQSEYPGGPQELDKLINGGELFLTVLLNPISIFMTHLSNYGNDRLGLYTFKKLVAFTQTWTHLRLQTLAPVQLAHKYFSIFPQDKDPIWQDPCEDKRHKDIWSKEKTCDRFPKLLIIGPQKTGTTALYLFLGMHPDLTSNYPSKETFEEIQFFSGHNYQRGIDWYMEYFPLPSNTSSDYYYEKSANYFDSEVAASRAAALLPKAKIITILINPADRAYSWYQHQRAHDDPVALKHTFDDVITAGRDAPIKLRVLQSRCLVPGWYATHLGRWLSHYHSSQILVLDGQVLRSEPAAVMDKIQKFLGLTNTLNYHKILAFDPKKGFWCQLMDGGKTKCLGKSKGRRYPDMDADSRSFLRDHYRDHNIELSKLLYKMGQPLPVWLREELLHSR; encoded by the exons ATGCTGGCTTGCGGCCGCGTGCGCCGGCTGTTCCGTCAGCTGACCCTCCAGAccagcctgctcctcctcttcctcttctgcaTGGTCAGCGTGCTGGTCTCCGCCTACTTTTTGTACGCCGCCCGGGGAGGGCTGGAGCCggcggggggggtggaggatggcGGTGCGGGGGAAGGCAGGGGCACCCCAGGCTGGGAGGgtgaggatagaggaggaggggctgctgCCACCCCCACCGCGCCGCCATCCTCCTCGCTGGGACGCCCGGTTCGCCCCTCTGACTCCGCCCGGACCGAGGCCGTGGTCCTGGTGTTTGTGGAGAGCCAGTACTCCCAGCTGGGACAGGACATCGTGGCCATCCTGGAATCCGGAAGGTTCCGTTACCGGACGGAGATCGCCCCTGGTAAGGGGGACATGCCCACGTTAACGGACGGGGAACGGGGGAGGTTCACACTGGTCGTTTACGAGAACATTCTCAAGTACGTGAACCTGGATGCCTGGAATCGAGAGCTGTTGGACAAGTACTGTGTGGAGTACGGAGTGGGGATCATAGGGTTCTTCAag gCCAATGAGAACAGCCTGCCGAGCGCCCAGCTGAAGggcttccccctcttcctccactccaACCTGGCGCTGCGCGACTGCTCCGTCAACCCGCGCTCCCCGCTCCTCCTCATCACGCGGGGGGGCCAGACCCAGCGGGGGCCCCTCCCTGGTGACGACTGGACCGTCTTCCAGTCCAACCATTCCACCTACGAGCCCGTGCTGCTCGCCCGGTCCCGTGACCCCGTCCGCgacccccccccggccccgccTCTGGCCTCCGGGGTGGGGGCCCCCCTGCACGCGTCCGTGGTCCAGGACCTGGGTCTCCACGACGGCATCCAGAGGGTTCTGTTCGGGAACAACCTGAACTTCTGGCTGCACAAGCTGGTGTTTGTGGATGCGCTGGCGTTCCTCACGGGCAAGAGGCTGGCTCTGGCGCTGGAGCGCCACCTGCTGGTGGACATAGACGACATCTTCGTGGGCAAGGAGGGCACGCGCATGAAGGTGGACGACGTCaag gctctcCTAGAGACCCAGCAGGAGTTGAGAGCTTTCGTTCCCGACTTCACCTTCAACCTGGGATTTTCCGGAAAGTTTTTCCATGCCG gtacggaggaggaggaccagggagatgACCTCCTGCTGTCTTATGGGAAACACTTCTGGTGGTTCCCTCACATGTGGAGTCACATGCAGCCTCACCTCTTCCACAACCACACTGTGCTGGCCGAGCAGATGCTGCTCAACAAGAAGTTTGctgtg gagcaTGGTATCCCAACCACCATGGGCTATGCCGTGGCCCCCCACCACTCGGGGGTGTACCCGGTGCACCTGCAGCTATACGAGGCCTGGAGGAGAGTGTGGGGCATCAGAGTGACCAGCACGGAGGAATACCCCCACCTCAAACCTGCTCGCCACCGACGAGGCTTCATACACAGGGACATCAGC gtgcTGCCCAGGCAGACGTGtggtctgttcacacacaccattttcCAGAGTGAGTACCCCGGAGGCCCTCAAGAGCTGGACAAGCTCATCAACGGAGGAGAGCTGTTCCTCACAGTGCTGCTCAACcct ATCAGCATCTTCATGACACACCTGAGTAACTATGGGAACGACCGTCTGGGGCTGTACACCTTTAAGAAGCTGGTGGCATTCACCCAGACCTGGACACACTTGCGACTACAGACCCTGGCTCCTGTCCAGCTggcacacaaatatttcagcatCTTCCCCCAGGACAAGGATCCCATCTGGCAG GACCCCTGTGAGGACAAAAGGCACAAGGACATCTGGTCCAAGGAAAAGACCTGTGACCGCTTTCCCAAGCTACTTATTATTGGTCCACAGAAGACGG gcacCACAGCCCTGTACCTGTTCCTAGGCATGCACCCGGACCTCACCAGTAACTACCCCAGCAAAGAGACCTTTGAAGAGATCCAGTTCTTCAGCGGACACAACTACCAGCGAGGCATCGACTG GTACATGGAGTACTTCCCGCTGCCCTCCAACACCAGCTCAGACTACTACTATGAGAAGAGCGCCAACTACTTTGACTCTGAGGTGGCAGCGAGCCGGGCTGCAGCCCTCCTGCCCAAGGCCAAGATCATCACCATCCTCATCAACCCTGCCGACCGTGCTTACTCTTGGTACCAG caccaACGAGCCCATGATGACCCTGTTGCCCTGAAACACACCTTCGATGATGTCATCACCGCGGGACGCGATGCCCCCATCAAGCTGCGTGTGCTGCAGAGTCGCTGTCTGGTGCCGGGCTGGTATGCCACACACCTGGGCCGCTGGCTCAGCCACTACCACTCCAGCCAG atcctggttttggATGGGCAGGTTCTAAGGTCGGAGCCAGCTGCTGTGATGGACAAGATCCAGAAGTTTCTGGGTCTGACCAACACACTCAACTACCACAAGATCCTGGC tttCGACCCTAAGAAGGGGTTTTGGTGTCAGCTGATGGATGGGGGGAAGACTAAGTGTCTGGGGAAGAGTAAGGGTCGCAGGTACCCCGACATGGACGCAGAT tcgCGCTCCTTCCTGAGGGATCACTACAGAGACCACAACATAGAGCTGTCCAAGCTGCTCTACAAGATGGGacagccacttcctgtttggctgagGGAGGAACTGCTGCACAGCAGGTAG
- the LOC124482662 gene encoding SLC35A4 upstream open reading frame protein-like, which translates to MSNDKNPLNKLRDLADLKDQLEDIQRRVEDEVQAGVPQGGSVLASPFLKGFLAGYIVARLRSSAVLGVAIGTCTGIFAAQNFEVPNIEQTLKEYASMLRGPK; encoded by the exons ATGTCGAACGACAAG AACCCCCTGAACAAGTTGAGGGATCTAGCGGATCTTAAGGACCAGCTGGAGGACATCCAGAGACGGGTGGAGGATGAGGTGCAGGCTGGGGTACCACAG GGCGGCAGTGTGCTGGCGTCCCCCTTCCTGAAGGGCTTCCTGGCCGGCTACATTGTAGCCAGGCTACGTTCCTCTGCCGTGCTGGGCGTCGCCATAGGAACTTGCACCGGCATCTTCGCCGCCCAGAACTTTGAGGTGCCGAACATAGAGCAGACTCTGAAGGAATACGCCAGCATGCTGAGAGGACCGAAGTGA
- the rps14 gene encoding 40S ribosomal protein S14 produces MAPRKGKEKKEEQVISLGPQVAEGENVFGVCHIFASFNDTFVHVTDLSGKETICRVTGGMKVKADRDESSPYAAMLAAQDVAQRCKELGITALHIKLRATGGNRTKTPGPGAQSALRALARSGMKIGRIEDVTPIPSDSTRRKGGRRGRRL; encoded by the exons ATGGCACCTCGTAAGGGTAAAGaaaagaaggaggagcaggtgatCAGCCTGGGACCCCAGGTGGCCGAGGGGGAGAACGTGTTCGGCGTGTGTCACATCTTCGCCTCCTTCAACGACACCTTTGTCCACGTCACCGACCTTTCTGGCAA GGAAACCATCTGCCGTGTGACCGGGGGGATGAAGGTGAAGGCCGACAGAGACGAGTCGTCCCCCTATGCCGCCATGCTGGCTGCCCAGGACGTGGCCCAGCGCTGCAAGGAGCTGGGAATTACCGCGCTGCACATTAAGCTCCGCGCCACCGGGGGCAACAG aacCAAGACCCCAGGACCAGGAGCCCAGTCTGCCCTCAGGGCCCTGGCCCGCTCCGGCATGAAGATCGGACGCATCG aggaCGTCACACCTATTCCATCAGACAGCACCCGCAGAAAGGGAGGACGCCGCGGCCGACGTCTGTAA
- the cd74b gene encoding CD74 molecule, major histocompatibility complex, class II invariant chain b isoform X2, with the protein MTESEPTRPLIGASSQQTMVDVGTPTVVGPSPSSTRAYKVVGFTLLACLLIAGQAVTAYFLLRQGNDISGLEKQTDSLKGQMTNSRSASVPMKMHVPMNPMPKLVDLEDEDSSTELPGPSPVDGTQCQLEALGLVPVMPASFRPACDEEGNYVPQQCWKDMCWCVDASGKQVEGSIKHGKAFCAVSSGMSHGLVFSDE; encoded by the exons ATGACTGAGTCGGAGCCTACCAGACCTCTGATTGGAGCGTCCAGCCAGCAGACCATGGTCGACGTGGGAACACCAACTGTAGT tggaccctccccctcctccacacgggCCTATAAGGTGGTAGGATTCACCCTGCTTGCATGTCTGCTGATTGCTGGCCAGGCAGTCACTGCCTACTTCCTCCTCAGACAAGGAAATGACATCTCGGGTCTGGAGAAGCAGACCGACAGCCTGAAGGGTCAGATGACCAACTCCCGCTCCG cctctgtgCCCATGAAGATGCACGTGCCCATGAACCCCATGCCCAAACTAGTCGATCTGGAGGATGAG GACTCCTCCACCGAGCTGCCTGGTCCTAGTCCTGTGGATGGGACCCAGTGCCAGCTGGAGGCCCTGGGTCTGGTCCCTGTGATGCCCGCCTCGTTCAGGCCTGCCTGTGATGAGGAGGGCAACTACGTGCCTCAGCAGTGCTGGAAGGACATGTGCTGGTGCGTGGATGCTTCCGGAAAACAGGTCGAAGGCTCCATTAAGCACGGCAAGGCCTTCTGCGCCGTCTCCTCCG GAATGAGCCATGGCCTGGTGTTCTCAG ACGAGTGA
- the apbb3 gene encoding amyloid-beta A4 precursor protein-binding family B member 3 — translation MLGKDYMLAIIIVNYEDSLWSDQSVDLDGDLPSGWRTIRDSLGTYYWHVPTGATQWQHPSYSAEEDSTLTASHSKTQIVDVDGRRGSRPRITESPSTSINNRLSWQDDYFSANMDPDSKCFAVRSLGWVEIPEEELTPGKSSLAVNNCIQQLSHNKAEDHDVLGAWGEGQDMMMVLKKDTLSLMDPIDHTLIHCQPIMSIRVWGVGCNNGRDFAFVASDKDTCMLKCHVFRCNAPAKAIATALHQMCSKIMSEKASLHPSMARSVTMESISPEDLPRQVDFLDAVRQRVQKFDVQYVGNLPVSRAMGMEVLNRAIESIMNTTDGDEWEPIVLHVTDKVLSLWKGEDKDESFWESEVRYLTFLGVGHDTHTFAVIVDAGTQGFECHVFWCEPDAGIISEAVQAACMVQYQKCLVAQTPPPRSKMWRAGSKVKRANSMDGSTFPPRQLGQGPSKAGSAPSVKKGMLAFFETFRNKQSTVSAP, via the exons ATGCTGGGAAAGGATTACATGCTGGCTATCATCATAGTCAACTATGAGG ACAGCCTGTGGAGTGACCAGAGTGTGGATCTGGACGGTGACTTGCCGTCTGGCTGGCGCACCATCAGAGACAGCCTGGGCACCTACTACTGGCACGTCCCCACTGGCGCCACCCAGTGGCAGCATCCCTCCTACAGTGCTGAGGAGGACAGCACCCTCACCGCCTCACACAGCAAGACCCAG ATTGTAGATGTTGATGGAAGACGAGGGTCCAGACCTAGGATAACGGAGAGTCCCTCCACCTCTATCaacaacag GCTCTCTTGGCAGGATGATTATTTCTCTGCCAACATGGATCCAGATTCCAAG tgcttCGCTGTGCGCTCTTTGGGCTGGGTAGAGATTCCAGAGGAAGAACTGACTCCTGGGAAAAGTAGTCTTGCTGTCAACAACTGCATCCAGCAGCTTTCCCACAACAAGGCTGAGGACCACGACGtgctgggggcctggggggag GGTCAGGACATGATGATGGTTCTGAAGAAGGACACCTTGAGCCTGATGGACCCCATAGACCACACCCTCATCCACTGCCAGCCAATCATGAGCATCCGTGTTTGGGGCGTGGGCTGCAACAATGGCAG GGACTTTGCGTTCGTGGCTAGTGATAAAGACACCTGCATGCTCAAGTGTCATGTGTTCCGTTGCAACGCTCCAGCCAAGGCCATCGCCACCGCACTGCACCAGATGTGCTCAAAG attatGTCTGAGAAGGCATCACTCCACCCATCCATGGCCCGCTCTGTCACCATGGAGAGCATCTCCCCCGAGGACCTCCCACGCCAAG TGGACTTCCTGGATGCCGTCAGACAGAGGGTGCAGAAGTTTGATGTCCAGTACGTCGGTAACCTGCCTGTCAGCAGGGCCATGG GTATGGAGGTTCTGAACAGGGCCATAGAGAGCATCATGAATACCACAGACGGGGATGAGTGGGAGCCCATCGTCCTCCATGTGACTGACAAGGTGCTGTCCCTGTggaaaggagag GATAAGGATGAGTCCTTCTGGGAGTCTGAGGTGCGATACCTCACCTTCCTGGGCGTTGGCCATGACACCCACACCTTTGCCGTCATCGTGGACGCTGGCACACAGGGCTTCGAATGCCACGTGTTCTGGTGTGAACCGGACGCCGGCATCATCTCTGAGGCTGTGCAGGCCGCATGCATg GTCCAGTACCAAAAGTGCTTGGTGGCCCAGACTCCACCCCCCAGGTCAAAGATGTGGCGAGCGGGTTCAAAGGTCAAGCGGGCCAACTCCATGGATGGCTCCACCTTCCCGCCACGCCAGCTGGGACAAGGCCCCTCCAAGGCAGGCTCTGCCCCCAGTGTCAAGAAGGGCATGCTGGCGTTCTTCGAAACCTTCCGGAACAAACAGTCAACTGTGTCCGCCCCataa
- the cd74b gene encoding CD74 molecule, major histocompatibility complex, class II invariant chain b isoform X1: protein MTESEPTRPLIGASSQQTMVDVGTPTVVGPSPSSTRAYKVVGFTLLACLLIAGQAVTAYFLLRQGNDISGLEKQTDSLKGQMTNSRSGEKSSVPMKMHVPMNPMPKLVDLEDEDSSTELPGPSPVDGTQCQLEALGLVPVMPASFRPACDEEGNYVPQQCWKDMCWCVDASGKQVEGSIKHGKAFCAVSSGMSHGLVFSDE from the exons ATGACTGAGTCGGAGCCTACCAGACCTCTGATTGGAGCGTCCAGCCAGCAGACCATGGTCGACGTGGGAACACCAACTGTAGT tggaccctccccctcctccacacgggCCTATAAGGTGGTAGGATTCACCCTGCTTGCATGTCTGCTGATTGCTGGCCAGGCAGTCACTGCCTACTTCCTCCTCAGACAAGGAAATGACATCTCGGGTCTGGAGAAGCAGACCGACAGCCTGAAGGGTCAGATGACCAACTCCCGCTCCGGTGAGAAGT cctctgtgCCCATGAAGATGCACGTGCCCATGAACCCCATGCCCAAACTAGTCGATCTGGAGGATGAG GACTCCTCCACCGAGCTGCCTGGTCCTAGTCCTGTGGATGGGACCCAGTGCCAGCTGGAGGCCCTGGGTCTGGTCCCTGTGATGCCCGCCTCGTTCAGGCCTGCCTGTGATGAGGAGGGCAACTACGTGCCTCAGCAGTGCTGGAAGGACATGTGCTGGTGCGTGGATGCTTCCGGAAAACAGGTCGAAGGCTCCATTAAGCACGGCAAGGCCTTCTGCGCCGTCTCCTCCG GAATGAGCCATGGCCTGGTGTTCTCAG ACGAGTGA